The genomic region CGGGAGGATCGCCGTGGGCGACCCCGTGGTCGGAACCTCGATCGGCTCCTGCCCCTCCGACCTGGGCGGCGTCTTCCTGACCCAGGACACCGCACGCCGCGGTTCGGAGCACACTTACGCCGTCCGAGCCGAGGACGGGACCGTGGCCTGGTCCTCCTCGGCCGACCCGGACCGGGAGGAGCGGTACTTCTCCTGCGCGGTGGGAGGAGCGGTGGTCGACGGCCGCCTGTACCGTCCCGACGGCGGCACCGCCGACGCGGAGGGCCACGCGTCGACCCGCCACCCTCTCGCCTTCGAACAGACCTGGGCGATCGGGGACGGCCTGCTGGTCATCAGCCCGGACGACGTCACCTTCCACACGTTGCGGGAGGACTGATGCCGGGCGCCCGGCCCCGGGCTCCGGGTCAGACCCCGGCGGCCACACCCGCCGGGGTGGCGAAGACCTGGTGCGGCTGGAACACGCAGATGTTGGTCTCCCCCTGGGCGTTGGCGTCGGTGATCTCCACGAAGTAGGCGTAGGTGGTGTCCGCCTCCAGGTCGGCCCGCACCGTCACCTCGGACCGGTTGAGCCCCGCCCGCGCCTCGCCCCGGAGGCGCTGCACGAAGATGTTGTCCCACCAGGTGAGGTTCTGGGTGTCGAACTCGCGGGCCGACCCGCCCTTGGACAGGCGGTGGATGTAGTAGGCGTCCGGTCCCCCGGTCCGCTCCAGCGTCTCCCACGAGCAGCGCAGCTCCCCGTCGGAGGGAACCGTGTCCAGGACCGCTCCGCCCGAAGGGCCGAACGAGGCCAGGAGCCGCTCCCGCTGGGCTTTGTAGTGCTCGACGAGCCGACGGGACGCACCGCCGTCCTGGTGCCGCGTCCGGCTCTGCACCGTGCCGTCGGTGGCGCGGACCTCGATCGTGTACTCGCCCTCGGGCAGGAATCCCGTGGGCAGGTTGACCATGTACCAGTAGTAGTCCAGCGTGCGGTCGTAGATGTAGCCGTCGGTGTTGCCGTTCGTGAAGAGCCTGTTCGTGAACTCCACCTCGTAGCCGCCCGGCCCGCGGGCCGTGATCGACTCGATGAGCTCGGGCGTGGGCGTGCCGGGCGTGGGGTGGAAGGAGACGAGAAACTTGTGCTGTTCCCGGGGGAGCGGCGTCCCCTCGAAGTCCCAGTAGACGTCGCAGGCCATGATGTCGAAGATGCGTACCGGGGAATCGCTCACGGGGATGCCTTCCGTCGGGGGCGTCCCCGCGAGTGTGCCCGCCGCCACCGGCGGCGCGCATCGGTGAAACCTCGGGCGCTCCCGTCAGCCCAGCTTGGCGCGGGCCTTCCGGGGCGAGCGGGCGTGGCGGCCCATGCCCGCGAACGGGCACTCCTCGCGTCGCAGGTCCAGGGAGAACACGCGCGGCGAGACCAGGCCGTCCAGCTCCTCCCAGGTGATCGGTGCCGCGACCGGCGCCCCCGGCCTGGCCCGCACCGAGTACGGGGCCACCGCGAGCTGGTCGCGGCCGTTGCGCAGGTAGTCCACGAACAGCCGCCCCCGCCGGGCGGCCTTGCGGAACTTGGTCGTGCGCTCCTCCGGCCGCCGCGCGGCCACCCGGTCGGCGATCGCCTCGGCCAGGTCGCGCACCTCCTGGTCGGTGAGCTCCGGGCGCAGCGGGGAGTGCACGTGCAGGCCCTTGGACCCGGTGGTCATCACGTAGGCGGCCAGCCCCAGGTCGTCGAGCTCCGCACGCACGTCCCACGCGGTCGCCTTGCAGGCCTCGAAGCCGGCGGCCGTGGCCTCGGGCGGGTCGAGGTCGAGCACCATCCGGTCCGGCATGCCGAGGTTCGGTTCCTTGGACAGCCACATGTGGATCTCGATCGCCGCCTGGTCGGCGCACCAGACCAGGGTGGCGGCGTCCTGGCACTGCATCATCCAACCGTGGCCGGTCTCGACCTGGCGCACCCACGAGGGCGTCGAGGGGTGCTTGACGAAGAAGCCGCCGGAGTCGATCCCGTCCGGGAAGCGCTGGAGGGCCACCGGCCGGTCGCGGACCTGCGCCAGCATCAGCGGCGCGAT from Nocardiopsis aegyptia harbors:
- the ligD gene encoding non-homologous end-joining DNA ligase — its product is MSTDVRAGRRTVKVRRPDKPLFDEGGETKADLAEYYARIAPLMLAQVRDRPVALQRFPDGIDSGGFFVKHPSTPSWVRQVETGHGWMMQCQDAATLVWCADQAAIEIHMWLSKEPNLGMPDRMVLDLDPPEATAAGFEACKATAWDVRAELDDLGLAAYVMTTGSKGLHVHSPLRPELTDQEVRDLAEAIADRVAARRPEERTTKFRKAARRGRLFVDYLRNGRDQLAVAPYSVRARPGAPVAAPITWEELDGLVSPRVFSLDLRREECPFAGMGRHARSPRKARAKLG